The window ACCCGAGGAGAGCGGATGGACTGCCTACCTTAGTTCCTGGCTGAGGGGAAGTGGGACGGCGACCCTCAGGACTGGAAGCCCGGGAGACCCTTGGAGATCCAATTCCTGGAGGGGCAGAATGGGATGGGTGAGGCTGCAGAATGCCGAGTGAGTCCCTCCCAACCCCAGATGCTCACCTGAGCGAGGGCTGGTGAGCTCTCTGTCGCCCCCTGGGGGCCTCCCCCAGTCAGCCTCGGGGGACCGGGATGCGCTCAGTTCCAAGGACTCCGTCAGGCTCTGGAGAGGTCAGGAAAGGGGATAATAGATCACTAGGACTACAGTTTTCAAGCACTTAGCAGTAGAGACACTACATAAGCAGGATTAAGATTGAAACCAGGAGCCAGACCTCGTTTTCAaacctcagctctgccattttgcttgctgtgtgaccttgggcaagttactttccCTCTCTGTGCCACATTTCACCTTTTGACACGAGGACCAAATGGATACAAGTAAGgcccttagaacagtgcctggcacataacaagtCTTTACAACCTGTGAGGGggggttaattaattaattaattttggttTTTCTGGACCTTCGTGGCTTTGCctagactttctctagttgcagtgagtgggggccactctctagttgcagagcacaggctctagatggCACAGACTTTAGTAGTTGGAGTACTTGGGCTTAGTCACCCAAAAGCATATGGAATCCTCCCgaaccagagatagaacccacgtctcctgccctggcaggtgaattctcaaccactggaccaccagggatccCCACACTGGTCCACGTGTGAGGTTTCATAATGACTATGCACCTGGCATGGTGTCAAACACTTTACCAGAATTATCTCATTGAATCCCCTCAGCAAATGTATGAGatgctattattatccctatttgacagatggggaaactgaggctcagagaatgaGGTCAGTGACTGATGTCACAAAGACAGCAGAGGTGAGatcaaaacccaggtctcccagatacATGACCTGATGATCAGGCTTGGCAACAGTTCTACTCAGCTATGACCACAATGGCTCCTGGGTCCTGAGGGCTTACTCTATGTCAGGCACTGTCTAGTCACACTGTCTTCTTTCTAAAGAACcctgcaggagaaggagatggcaacccactccagtgtccttgcttgggaaatcctatggggtgtctggtgtgctacggtccatggagtcacaaaagggTTGGAcgcagcttagcgactaaacaacaacaaatggcagTTCTAGCCAAAGTATGAGAATAAAAACTTGTAAGGAATTGGGGGTTGGGGCTGAAACCAAAATCCTATTGTCTACAGATGCGAATGTCTATttagaaaaaccaaaataaactgcaagcaaatatttaaactaaaaaaaaaaaaaaaagaaaagaaccctgCAGGGTAGGGATTAACATCAGTGCTatctggtaaatgtttaacaaaaggCCTCTGGAAAAAAAGAACCCTCCTTTGCAGCagtttgccaatttccatggtgtaaatactcccgcCATAGTCAATTTCAAGCTACTGACATGTCATCACTGAGTGTGGAGTTGAGATGCAGGCAACTGGATCTTGTGAGGTGTTCACAACTCACCAAGTTGTTGTGTTGTGGTCCAGCACACCTCTGGACTATGACCATAATACCAAATAAGGAAATAGAAGCTTCCAAAGCTTAGGATATGAACCTGAGGTTGGTTAGCCAATCaagagtgaaagaggtgagtgggTAATGGGTTAGGCCAGGGGCAGACGGGACAGGAAACTGGAGGTGGGAAAGATGTGTGTGGCCTCACCTCCCTCTCTGAGGACTCCTCGCCTTGGAGAGCAGGGGATGGGGAGTCAGGCTCAGTGTTGGAGGGTGGCTTCTGGGGGCCCCCCAGACCTGCCAGCGTGTCTTCCACCATCCACAGTTGCTGCTGAGCAGATGCTCTGtcctggagagaggaaaggaatttGTTACTCAAAGGTGGGAAAATGCAAGGAGGGATAAAGTTGATAAGCCATGGAAAGGGTCTGAAATCTCCCCATTCTACTGACCCATTACTGTTTATCATAAATATTGTCTTTTTCTGCACTGTTCTGCAGTGTTACCTCTGTTGTAAATAAGTGACCATATAAGTAAATACGAGTCTGTTCCTGAATATTCTATCCCTTTAAGTCTATTTGTCTAAATTTGTGTCAGTACTGCACTGCCTTCTTGTTAACTGTAGCTTTAAGGTCAGACACTATCCAGTTGTGTTAGTCCTCGGGCTTTGTTCTTGGAGGCTGCCTTGGCTTACTCTCGGCCTTCTGCACGTCTAGATACAATTTAAAGTCAGTTCGTCAATCTCCACATATTGTATCGGGACAGCAGATCCCCACTGGGGAAGTCAGGCTGCAGAGACCACGTCTTTATACTACTGTATTTCGTATCCATACACATGGTACATCTCTCCATTTGTATAggccttctttaatttctctcaatgaCATTTTGTGGCTTTCAGAGTAGATGTCTTGCATATCTTTCATTAGACTTCTTTCAGATAGTTAATTTGTTTATGTTAATTGTAAACactagtgtttatttattttctaattgtttggtaTTAGCAAACAGGAAGATGATTTTTGTACATTATTCTTGCCTTCAGTTACCTTGCTGGATTTGCTTATGCTAACAGTTTATCTGgagattattttggattttctacatatacaaTTTCGACATCTGTAAGTAATAATAgctttactttttcctctttggTCCTTATACCTTTGATTTATTTGTTAGACTCACCTGTACTGTTTAGGATCCCTGGTACAATGCTAACTGGAACTGGCAATAACATACATCTGGCCTTATTCCGAATATTGGGGGAAAGATTTCAGTATTTCACTGTCAACAACAATGCTTTGTTGTAGGTTTGTTATAGGTGCCTAATCAGGTTAAAGAAGTAGTTTATATTCCTACTTTGCCGAGagattttatcatgaaaggatattgaaagtgaaagtgaaagtgaacgtggcttagtcgtgtccgactctttgtgaccccatggactatacagtccatggaattctccaggccagaatactggagtgggtagcctttcccttctccaggggatcttcccaatccaggaatcgaaccgaggtctcctgcattgcaggcagattctttaccaactgagctatgagggaagcccctgaaaggaTATTACATTTTATCAATGTTTttcctgcatttattgagatgaccAAGTGAACTTGGGAGAGCAAGGTGGGGCTTGGGGCAGGGGTGCACCTGGGGGGACCCGAGGTGCAGCAGGTACTCCAGGGTCTCTCTCAAGGTGCTCAGCTCCTGCTCCAGGCCGCTGTACGTGTCCCAAACACGCTCTCGCTCCTAAGGtcccagaaaaagagagacacagtTAGCATGCCCACCCACCATATCTTTCCCCATTCTATCTTTTCCTAGCTGAGCAGGAGGAAGTGTCCCCTGGGGCTATATGGACTACAATCCCAAGGGCCTCCTTGCTCAGACTACTGGGAACCCCAGCGTCTATATGGAACCTGCCACTCCAAAGAACAGCTAGTGCAGACACAGAACAGCTTTTCCTGAATCTTCTGAATGACCTCTGCACTCCTCTAGGGCGACAGAGTCCACAGATCTAATGAATTCTTGGAACAGACAAAGCCACAAACCTTACGCCCCACTGGGCAGCAGAAACTTCTTTGCCAGTACCTATAACAACAGAGCAGCTAACACTTATTCAGCACTTACTTAACATTATTTGGCTCATTAACTTGGCACTGTTCTTAGCTCTCACTTAATTTTTGTGAGGTAGGTACGATcaatgtctccattttacagtaaCAATGATTACAGCTAACACAAGTAATGCTTACCATATACTAGGTGCATAAGTGTTAAATATTCTGTGATTCGTTTACATATACTTATGAAATCTTCACAATGGCCATAAGaagtaaatattacttttatcATCTCAAGTTTACAGATTTGGGATCtaaggtccagagaggttaagtaacttttctAAGGTCAGACAGCAACTGTGAGTGGGAGCTGAGATTCAAAGCCAGGAAGTCCACATCGAAATCACCCCTTTTAAATGGCTAAATTAAATTCTGCTGTTTCTTGGCTGCTTGCACCTCACCCTCTAGGACTGTCAAGATCGTTGGTTTCAAACAGAGGGGGAGTCTCAAGAACTACCTTCCCAAGAGTCTTTGGGGGAAAGTTCCCTTTAGTAACAACTTGTGGAGTCCTGGGGTCTCCTAGGAGGTATGTCCCCTCTCAGATGCTCACCTGGGTCAGGTGACAGAGAGTGGCCCTCACACTGACTAATCGGTCCTGCAGGAGGCGCTggtgcccccaagccctcccaggaGCTGCGGCTTCCCTGGTTGTTTGGCCCAGCTGCTGTCGGGTCAATTCCAGGGCTGCTTCTAATTGCTCCTGCACCAAGAGAGAAGATGGTTAGACTTCTGAAACCATACCCAGCCTTAGGACAAGAGAAAAGCTGGCTTCTGGTATCCTCTCGTATCCTGGGCGTCAGGATGGGCTAAGGGCAGGTGGAGAGGCCAAGTGTCCCTCCCCTGTCCCGGAGTCCTgtaccttctcctcctgcctctgatcTATCTCCTCCTGCAGCCTCCTCAGGAGCCGGTCCTGCCCACACAACTTGGTCAACAGAGTCTGCAGAAAGGAGGACAGGAGCTGTTCATGGACCAGACATGGCTCTTcgccctgcccaccctcccacctTCCAAAACATTCTATCCCCAGTTCTGCGTATTCAACTAGGGTTGGATCAGGAGCGCTTACATCTGTCTCCAAGCTTTGATGGAAGGTTGAGTCTAGAGGGGGTCCCggctgaggagagagagaaaagttggGGGTCACACGCCCAAACAAGTCCTCATTGTAGCTCAGTGCTGAGTTGAGCCCTGTTTCTACTGGCAGGCGCCCCTTGTCCTTATTAGCTTTGTTCCAAGCTTTAGCAAAGCAAACCTCAGCGGACTAATTGCCAGATTTTTGGCTTTAGGAAGATCCAGTGGGCTTTGCTACCAAATAACTATAGCAAATACAATAATTGATGGAGAAAATTTAGACAGTTCCTTTGTGATTGAGAATAAAACAAGGATGCTCACTGCCACTGTGACAGTGTAACACAGTACTAGACATCTTGACAAACGCTACAagttaagaagaagaaaagtgtAAAGATAGGGAAGGAGAATGATAAAACCCTCGTTATTTACAGATGAGGCACTCATCTGCCctgaaaatcaacaaaatgaaaaaaattattaaaagaaaaaaaatgaaaaaactttaaaaaattattagagcAAATAAGTGAATTCAGCAAGGATGCCCGATGTAAAAGGAAGTTACAAACATTAATAGCATATCTCTACATCATCCATAATGATGTAGAAAcagatagaaaaataatagaaaatggaatagaaaatagaatataataggaaaatcatagaaaataatttttaaaaaagaacacaccATTCAAATAACTATAAAAACTATCAGAGTTACCTTAACTAACAGCACACAAAATCTCTATGGAAAAACTTTAAGACTCAAATGAAAGAtgaagaatactcttgagagtcccttggactgcaaggatatcaaaccaatcataaaggaaatcaacactgaatattcacgaaaaggactgatgctgaagctgaagctccaatattttggccacctgatgtgaagagccaatgcattagaaaagaccctgatgctgggaaagaatgaaggcaagaagagaaggggaagacagatggttagatggcatcactgactcaatggacatgagtttgagaaagctccgggagatgatgaaggacagcgaagcctggcgtgctgcagtccatggggtcgcaaagagtcggacacaactgagcgactgaacaaaaaggAGATTGTGTGAATGGTGGAGAGATATTCAGTATACATATGCCTCTGAATTttcagcagccccaggaaactaacacagcacctATGCAGGCACCTTGAAATGCCCAGGCTTCTCTAGGCACACTAGTCAACGAAACGACATTCACTATAGCAAAGAAAGCATGGGAGGGGGCTCTGGCAGATTCAAGGTGCCCCAGGATACCTACCAATAAAACCATGGAAGCCCGGGTCCCAGGAGGCCTTGGAGGCAGCTGGAGATATGTGGAGGTTCCAGAGTGGGCCTGGGAGGAATATTCAAACAGAGATGTTTAGAAATTGGCATGTCTTAGTAACAGATACAGAAAGGATGTGTCTGGCATTGAAGTGCCATAGGAGACTCTCTGAGGTTCAGAACGGGGCCCCCAGAACTTCAACTATCTTCTCTCCAGCTGTGTGCCACTGTGGGGACACGCAGGATGATAATAAACGAACAGCCTGCAAAACAGTCCCAGGGACCAGTGAAAGTTGCAGCCTACTCTTACTCTCACATTTGTGGTTAGCTGTGGATTTTCTGGGCTGCAATCCCGTGATGCTCAGAGAAAATAGTAGGTGACCAGCTTGGAAAGATAAAAGTGGAGACACAAGGCAGATGCAATTCACACTGCCTCTCACAGCATTGTACTAGAGGAGCGTATTCTGGACTAGTTCATAATGTTTAAGGGGTAGTAACTGCCAAAGACCAGCCTGAAGACAGCCCTGAGAACCGACAGGAGATAAAGTTCACTGTCCCTTTCACATCTGAACCCAGCTGTGATTACGCTGAACTATAGTCTCCATGACACCCAGGGGCCAATGGCTTAGAGAGGAGCCCGGAAAGGCAGCCCGCTGGCCATATAGGAGTTGCAGGCCCTCTCGCTGCCATCTCTGCTCACCGCTGTTCTGGCCTCTTGACTCCAGTGCTGAGGACTCCTGGGGGGCCTTCCTCCCCTAGCCTCAGAAGAGGGTCCTCGGCGGGGAGTGGGGGGCCTGGAGAGGGTCTGGCGCTGGAGGCCCCAATCTAGGGGAGGCCGGACATCGATGCGACTCAGGGGGGTATGGGGTCTGGCAGAAGGTGCTGCGTCTCCAGAGGAGGGCGGAGGTCTGCGTGCAGGAGCAGAACGGGGTCGGGGGAGgctcagaggagagggaggacgAGAGAGCGGTGTGAACAGgctgaggagaggagagaaaaggcgAACTGTGTCGACAAGAGCTCCCTCATCCCACCATCCATCAAGTCAGCCCCGAAGACGTGTCTCCCTTCATGTGTCTCCTTGTCCCTCTGGAGCGGACCCTCCTCTCGTAGCCAGATCCCGAACAATTTTCCTCTTTGTGATATCCCCTCCTTAGGACGACTCAACAGGCTCTAACCCCGCAAGCGTCCAGCAAGTCACACCCACCTTCGAGAAAGCGCTAAGCCACGCCCCTAAccagtcccagccctgcccttcGGCCACGCCCTCAGAATGCCCTCGGAAGCTCAGCCCCGTAGAACCTTCTCATCCCAGTCTCCCTCGTCCCACTCACTCTGGGCTCCTCGTCCTCCGAATTCGGGGTCCAGATTGCAGGTCAGCCGTGGGGCTGGGAGTGAGCTGCCCGGGTCGGCCACGACCTCTGGAGAGCCGCGCCACCTCTGGTGATTCTGAGCCGCGCCCCTCTTCCGCGCCCCTGTTCACTTCTGGGGGACCACCGGGGCCGCCCGGGCCCTCCCCAGTCTGGGGCCGTGCAGATGACCTGGGTTGCCCACTAACGAATGGACACAGAAAAAGACATCACTCCTTTGAGTCTTATAACAGCCCTTACTCTCATTTCACCGACAAGGACACAGGGATCTACAAGGAAAAGGGGGGAGGTGGTACACTAGCAACCgttgtccccattttgcagatggggaaactgaggcctgagtAGTATATTGTGCAATGCCACAAGGCTCTCCAGGTCGCTGGGCCCAAACTATGGGTCTCTAGCCTGAACACTGGGGCAAGTAGACAGAGACCGCCTAGagcctttcctttttttaatctgaCATTGTTTAGGTGGCAGCTTCAAGGGGTGGAGatgaaccggacatggaacagcgggaccggttccaaattgggaaaggagtaggtcaaggctgtatattgtcaccctgctaatttaacgtatatgcagagtacatcatgcggaatgccgggctgaatgaagcacaagctggactcaagattgccgggagaaatatcaataacctcagatacgcagatgaccccacccttatgaaagaaagcgaagaagaattaaagagcctctgaatgaaagtgaaagaggagagtgaaaaagttgccttaaaattcaacattcaaaaaactaagatcgtggcatctggtcccatcacttcatgacaaatagatggggaaacaatggaaacagtaacagactttattttgggggactccaaaatcactgcagatggtgactgcagccatgaaattaaaagacgcttgctccttggaagaaaagctatgaccaaactagacagcatattaaaaagcagagacattacttggccgacAAAGATTCATctagccaaagctgtggtttttccagtagtcatgtatggatgtgagagttgactataaagaaagctgagcaccaaagaattgatgcttttgaactgtggtgttggaaaagactcttgagaatcccttggactgcaaggagatcaaaccagtcaatccaaaggaaatcagtcctgaatattcattggaaggactgatgctgaagctgaaactccaatactttggccacctgatgcgaagaactgattcactgatgctgggaaagattgaaggtgggaggagaaggggacgacagaggattagatggttggatggcatcaccgactccatggacatgagtgtgagcaagctctgggagttggtgatggacaggaaagcctggcatgttgcagtccatggggtcgcaaagagtcggacagaactgagcgactaaactgaaccgaactgaatacTGATGGACAAAGTGGCCGGCGGAGCTCACAGAGAGATACTTTTTGCCGATTGGAGATGAAGCTTCCTGGAGGTGGGACCTGAAGGGCGGAGTCGCCTTAGCTAGAAGACTAGTGATTGGACACTGAAGGTGTCAGGGTCTCAAGGGGAGGAGTTTGATTAGCTGGACCCAGATTGGAGGTATAGGGTCAGGGGCGTGGCCTAGACCTATACTCACCAATCGTCCCCCTCCGCTCGAGAGGCCCGGCCCAGCGCGCGTAGCCAGCCCCGCAGGTCCTCTAGCGTGTCAGCAGCCAGAACGTAGGTCCTCATGCCCGGGTGCTCTGCCTGCGAGAAGAGAGAGCTGGGGGACTGAGACATCGGGCCCTCTAAAAAGAAGGATGCCATGGACCCTGGTAAAGATCTTTTATCTCCAATAATGGATGCTGCATGCCTGTCCCCACGGCCCAGTGCCTTGGAGCCCACTGGGGATGGAGGGACTCACGGTGAAGGTGAAGCGCCGCCCTCGGGGAGCTCCTGGCCCATCTGGCCTGATACTGTAGCTGGGCAGCAGGACGCTTCCCAGGACGCTCTCCTCGCGGCTGTCTGCAAAAGAGAGGCTGGGATAACGGATCACACAGAGACCTGGAGGCCCAGAGACTCGAGGAAagggagatggggggggggggcccgCCCACCCCATGCCAGCTGGGGCACTGACCCTTGTAATAGAAGAGGCAATGGCCAGAGAGGACGAACCAGCGGCGTTTCCAGAGCCGGAGCCCGGAGCTGTCCTGGGGAGACAGAGTGGAAgtagagaggggaggggaaaaggtGGAGATAGCGACACTTGGAAGCAAAGACCCACAGAAAAGGGAGGAGCAGAGACACATATGAGACGTAACAGATTCAGATGGAGAACTGGAAACCAGTGGGTTGCAGCTGA of the Cervus canadensis isolate Bull #8, Minnesota chromosome 18, ASM1932006v1, whole genome shotgun sequence genome contains:
- the PLEKHA4 gene encoding pleckstrin homology domain-containing family A member 4 isoform X2, which codes for MEDGRPRSSLSLASSASTISSLSGLSTKKSTRAVSKVHAFGKRGNALRRDPNLPVHIRGWLHKQDSSGLRLWKRRWFVLSGHCLFYYKDSREESVLGSVLLPSYSIRPDGPGAPRGRRFTFTAEHPGMRTYVLAADTLEDLRGWLRALGRASRAEGDDCGQPRSSARPQTGEGPGGPGGPPEVNRGAEEGRGSESPEVARLSRGRGRPGQLTPSPTADLQSGPRIRRTRSPEPPPSSGDAAPSARPHTPLSRIDVRPPLDWGLQRQTLSRPPTPRRGPSSEARGGRPPRSPQHWSQEARTAAHSGTSTYLQLPPRPPGTRASMVLLPGPPLDSTFHQSLETDTLLTKLCGQDRLLRRLQEEIDQRQEEKEQLEAALELTRQQLGQTTREAAAPGRAWGHQRLLQDRLVSVRATLCHLTQERERVWDTYSGLEQELSTLRETLEYLLHLGSPQDRASAQQQLWMVEDTLAGLGGPQKPPSNTEPDSPSPALQGEESSERESLTESLELSASRSPEADWGRPPGGDRELTSPRSGIGSPRVSRASSPEGRRPTSPQPGTKVPLARPRMSAQEQLERIRRNQECGRPLPRPASPRLLTLGRTLSPARRQPDAEQKPVLGHSGAQKWLRSSGSWSSPRNTIPYLLTSEGHRERVLSLSQALAAEASQWRGMMTGGNLDSRGDPLPPAPPPPSDPTPQASSPRRSPPTANSCSTGFSPRGSGRGAGPASWEQTWDSGPAPPALTPDEGAWPLRVTLLQSSF
- the PLEKHA4 gene encoding pleckstrin homology domain-containing family A member 4 isoform X1 is translated as MEDGRPRSSLSLASSASTISSLSGLSTKKSTRAVSKVHAFGKRGNALRRDPNLPVHIRGWLHKQDSSGLRLWKRRWFVLSGHCLFYYKDSREESVLGSVLLPSYSIRPDGPGAPRGRRFTFTAEHPGMRTYVLAADTLEDLRGWLRALGRASRAEGDDCGQPRSSARPQTGEGPGGPGGPPEVNRGAEEGRGSESPEVARLSRGRGRPGQLTPSPTADLQSGPRIRRTRSPDLFTPLSRPPSPLSLPRPRSAPARRPPPSSGDAAPSARPHTPLSRIDVRPPLDWGLQRQTLSRPPTPRRGPSSEARGGRPPRSPQHWSQEARTAAHSGTSTYLQLPPRPPGTRASMVLLPGPPLDSTFHQSLETDTLLTKLCGQDRLLRRLQEEIDQRQEEKEQLEAALELTRQQLGQTTREAAAPGRAWGHQRLLQDRLVSVRATLCHLTQERERVWDTYSGLEQELSTLRETLEYLLHLGSPQDRASAQQQLWMVEDTLAGLGGPQKPPSNTEPDSPSPALQGEESSERESLTESLELSASRSPEADWGRPPGGDRELTSPRSGIGSPRVSRASSPEGRRPTSPQPGTKVPLARPRMSAQEQLERIRRNQECGRPLPRPASPRLLTLGRTLSPARRQPDAEQKPVLGHSGAQKWLRSSGSWSSPRNTIPYLLTSEGHRERVLSLSQALAAEASQWRGMMTGGNLDSRGDPLPPAPPPPSDPTPQASSPRRSPPTANSCSTGFSPRGSGRGAGPASWEQTWDSGPAPPALTPDEGAWPLRVTLLQSSF
- the PLEKHA4 gene encoding pleckstrin homology domain-containing family A member 4 isoform X4, whose translation is MRTYVLAADTLEDLRGWLRALGRASRAEGDDCGQPRSSARPQTGEGPGGPGGPPEVNRGAEEGRGSESPEVARLSRGRGRPGQLTPSPTADLQSGPRIRRTRSPDLFTPLSRPPSPLSLPRPRSAPARRPPPSSGDAAPSARPHTPLSRIDVRPPLDWGLQRQTLSRPPTPRRGPSSEARGGRPPRSPQHWSQEARTAAHSGTSTYLQLPPRPPGTRASMVLLPGPPLDSTFHQSLETDTLLTKLCGQDRLLRRLQEEIDQRQEEKEQLEAALELTRQQLGQTTREAAAPGRAWGHQRLLQDRLVSVRATLCHLTQERERVWDTYSGLEQELSTLRETLEYLLHLGSPQDRASAQQQLWMVEDTLAGLGGPQKPPSNTEPDSPSPALQGEESSERESLTESLELSASRSPEADWGRPPGGDRELTSPRSGIGSPRVSRASSPEGRRPTSPQPGTKVPLARPRMSAQEQLERIRRNQECGRPLPRPASPRLLTLGRTLSPARRQPDAEQKPVLGHSGAQKWLRSSGSWSSPRNTIPYLLTSEGHRERVLSLSQALAAEASQWRGMMTGGNLDSRGDPLPPAPPPPSDPTPQASSPRRSPPTANSCSTGFSPRGSGRGAGPASWEQTWDSGPAPPALTPDEGAWPLRVTLLQSSF
- the PLEKHA4 gene encoding pleckstrin homology domain-containing family A member 4 isoform X3 → MEDGRPRSSLSLASSASTISSLSGLSTKKSTRAVSKVHAFGKRGNALRRDPNLPVHIRGWLHKQDSSGLRLWKRRWFVLSGHCLFYYKDSREESVLGSVLLPSYSIRPDGPGAPRGRRFTFTAEHPGMRTYVLAADTLEDLRGWLRALGRASRAEGDDCGQPRSSARPQTGEGPGGPGGPPEVNRGAEEGRGSESPEVARLSRGRGRPGQLTPSPTADLQSGPRIRRTRSPDLFTPLSRPPSPLSLPRPRSAPARRPPPSSGDAAPSARPHTPLSRIDVRPPLDWGLQRQTLSRPPTPRRGPSSEARGGRPPRSPQHWSQEARTAAHSGTSTYLQLPPRPPGTRASMVLLPGPPLDSTFHQSLETDTLLTKLCGQDRLLRRLQEEIDQRQEEKEQLEAALELTRQQLGQTTREAAAPGRAWGHQRLLQDRLVSVRATLCHLTQERERVWDTYSGLEQELSTLRETLEYLLHLGSPQDRASAQQQLWMVEDTLAGLGGPQKPPSNTEPDSPSPALQGEESSERESLTESLELSASRSPEADWGRPPGGDRELTSPRSGIGSPRVSRASSPEGRRPTSPQPGTKVPLARPRMSAQEQLERIRRNQECGRPLPRPASPRLLTLGRTLSPARRQPDAEQKPKEHHPLFADIRRAPGASSQPLSSPGR